In Humulus lupulus chromosome 6, drHumLupu1.1, whole genome shotgun sequence, a single genomic region encodes these proteins:
- the LOC133782566 gene encoding G-type lectin S-receptor-like serine/threonine-protein kinase SD1-1, translating into MWFDDLMDVRQITGDEGDDGLDLYIRMPKSELGHDGRKMNKVVLIVLIGGVSMMLFLGYCFLRRRNINGKSYRNQTITDQNGSEGEDLELPLFDLWTINVSTDYFSVSNKLGEGGVGPVYRGKLEDSQEIAVKRLSMSSKQGLNELKNEVKLIAQLQHRNLVKLLGCCVQGDESLLVYEYMPNKSLDSFIFDQNQGKLLEWCKRFQIICGIARGLVYLHQDSRLRIIHRDLKASNILLDSELNPKISDFRLAKIFGGDQIEDRTKRVIGT; encoded by the exons ATGTGGTTTGATGATCTAATGGATGTTAGACAAATCACAGGAGATGAAGGAGATGATGGATTAGATCTTTATATTCGTATGCCGAAGTCGGAGTTAG GACATGACGGCCGAAAGATGAATAAAGTAGTTCTGATTGTTCTGATTGGAGGCGTATCTATGATGCTCTTTCTTGGCTATTGCTTTCTCAGAAGGAGAAATATAAATG GGAAATCATATAGAAACCAAACAATAACTGATCAGAATGGAAGCGAGGGTGAAGATTTGGAGCTTCCTTTGTTCGATCTTTGGACAATTAATGTTTCAACTGATTACTTCTCAGTGAGCAATAAACTTGGAGAAGGTGGTGTTGGTCCTGTTTATAGA GGCAAGCTAGAAGATAGTCAAGAAATTGCTGTGAAAAGATTATCAATGAGTTCGAAACAAGGCCTAAATGAGTTAAAAAATGAAGTAAAGCTAATCGCACAACTTCAACATCGAAATCTTGTAAAACTTCTTGGTTGTTGCGTTCAAGGAGATGAGAGCTTGCTAGTTTATGAATACATGCCCAACAAAAGCCTCGACTCTTTCATTTTTG ATCAAAATCAAGGAAAACTACTTGAATGGTGTAAGCGCTTTCAAATTATTTGTGGAATTGCTCGGGGGCTTGTTTATCTTCACCAAGATTCAAGATTAAGAATAATACACAGAGATCTCAAAGCTAGTAATATTTTACTTGACAGTGAGCTAAACCCTAAGATTTCTGACTTTAGGTTAGCAAAAATATTTGGAGGAGATCAAATAGAAGATAGGACGAAGAGAGTAATTGGAACTTAG